The Xyrauchen texanus isolate HMW12.3.18 chromosome 28, RBS_HiC_50CHRs, whole genome shotgun sequence genome has a segment encoding these proteins:
- the prg4b gene encoding proteoglycan 4b isoform X2 translates to MATYLSFLLLYAYATFTSCADLRSCEGRCGEGYYRGSLCQCDYECLGLNECCADFQAMCTTKDSCKGRCGEPFNRGNPCHCDIDCVGYNQCCPDYESMCLVEESSNEEMTNEEGIAGAEEFQIPEDEMESGATSFEATDTTTMLPADENLEQSTTQLPSEEMTTSSTNQLQEDTTSARQQSQEETTSLVSNTPSEDNSSKAPTEGSTSAAPTAEGSTRAAPTAEGSTRAAPTTEGPSSSAPTTEGPSSSAPTTEGPSSAAPTTEGSTRAVPTTEGPSSSAPTTEGPSSAVPKTEGPTSAAPPTEGPTSAAPTTEGPTSAAPTTEGSTSAAPTTEGSTSAAPTTEGPTSAASTTEGPTSAAPTTEGPTSAAPTTEGPTSAIQTEDPISTIPTEGPTSAAPTEGPKSAIPTEDPKSAMPTEGPTSAGQTEGPTIAIPTEGPKSEIPTEGPTSAATKQNVVNEMTTKAQGEDLKDSSSLKDSSATPLPQKMTTTPSPVRPTKKPLKPNTDKDDKINTKDYQADDYDTNLCSGRPVSGLTTLKNGTIVVFRGHYFWTLNKNRYPEPAQLITSVWGIPSPIDTLYTRCNCQGKSYFFKGNNYWRFENDMMDPGFPKPISQGFGRLGPITAALSIPAYRSRKESVIFFKRGGMAQKYTYQITPKCGGKPRIPVFTVRKRARREAAEALGKVISIKRSWRGFPTMVTSSVSVPSRVKEGYKYYVFSQKKYYSMKMEREKPVILTPAKGPKEKSANSFFKCPETLKN, encoded by the exons ATGGCCACATATCTGTCATTTCTTCTGCTGTATGCATATGCCACTTTCACAAGCTGTGCAGATCTGA GAAGCTGTGAGGGACGTTGTGGAGAAGGCTACTACAGAGGAAGTTTATGCCAGTGTGACTATGAATGTCTGGGCCTCAATGAATGCTGTGCAGACTTTCAAGCCATGTGTACTACAA AGGACTCATGTAAAGGCCGATGTGGGGAGCCTTTTAATAGAGGAAATCCATGCCACTGTGATATTGACTGTGTCGGATACAACCAGTGCTGCCCTGATTATGAAAGCATGTGCTTGGTAGAAG AATCTTCCAATGAAGAGATGACCAACGAGGAAGGGATAGCAG GGGCAGAAGAGTTCCAAATTCCTGAGGATGAAATGGAAAGTGGGGCCACATCTTTTGAGGCCACTG ACACAACCACCATGCTCCCTGCTGATGAGAATCTTGAGCAGTCTACCACACAACTGCCATCTGAGGAGATGACAACTTCCAGCACAAATCAGCTCCAAGAGGACACCACATCTGCCAGGCAACAGTCCCAAGAAGAGACAACATCCCTAGTCAGCAACACACCATCTGAAGACAATTCAAGCAAAGCACCAACAGAGGGCTCTACGAGTGCAGCGCCAACAGCAGAGGGCTCTACGAGGGCAGCGCCAACAGCAGAGGGCTCTACGAGGGCAGCGCCAACAACAGAGGGCCCTTCAAGTTCAGCGCCAACAACAGAGGGCCCTTCAAGTTCAGCGCCAACAACAGAGGGCCCTTCAAGTGCAGCGCCAACAACAGAGGGCTCTACGAGGGCAGTGCCAACAACAGAGGGCCCTTCAAGTTCAGCGCCAACAACAGAGGGCCCTTCAAGTGCAGTGCCTAAAACAGAGGGCCCTACAAGTGCAGCGCCACCAACAGAGGGTCCTACAAGTGCAGCGCCAACAACAGAGGGTCCTACAAGTGCAGCGCCAACAACAGAGGGCTCTACAAGTGCAGCGCCAACAACAGAGGGCTCTACAAGTGCAGCGCCAACAACAGAGGGCCCTACAAGTGCAGCGTCAACAACAGAGGGTCCTACAAGTGCAGCGCCAACAACAGAGGGTCCTACAAGTGCAGCGCCAACAACAGAGGGTCCTACAAGTGCAATACAAACAGAAGATCCTATAAGCACAATACCTACAGAGGGTCCTACAAGTGCAGCACCAACAGAGGGTCCTAAAAGCGCAATACCTACAGAGGATCCTAAAAGCGCAATGCCTACAGAGGGTCCTACAAGCGCGGGACAAACAGAGGGTCCTACAATTGCCATACCAACAGAGGGTCCAAAAAGTGAAATTCCTACAGAGGGTCCTACAAGTGcagcaacaaaacaaaatgttgtaAATGAAATGACTACAAAGGCACAGGGTGAAGACCTAAAGGACTCTTCATCTCTTAAGGATTCTAGTGCTACTCCTCTCCCGCAGAAGATGACCACCACTCCTTCTCCAGTCAGACCAACAAAGAAacctcttaaacctaacacagacaaggatgacaaaataaatacaaaagattATCAAGCTG ATGACTATGACACTAATCTCTGCAGTGGGCGTCCTGTCAGTGGTCTGACTACACTCAAAAATGGGACCATTGTGGTGTTCAGAG GACACTATTTTTGGACACTGAACAAAAACAGATATCCTGAACCTGCTCAGTTAATAACAAGCGTGTGGGGAATACCGTCTCCCATTGACACACTTTACACCCGATGCAACTGCCAGGGCAAAAGCTACTTCTTCAAG GGAAATAACTATTGGAGGTTTGAAAATGATATGATGGATCCTGGCTTTCCTAAACCCATCAGTCAGGGCTTTGGACGACTTGGTCCTATCACGGCTGCCCTATCTATACCAGCGTACAGAAGCAGAAAGGAGTCTGTAATCTTCTTTAAAAGAG GTGGTATGGCCCAAAAGTACACCTACCAAATTACTCCAAAATGTGGGGGAAAGCCAAGGATTCCAGTGTTCACAGTGAGAAAAAGAGCAAGAAGAGAAGCTG CCGAAGCTCTGGGAAAAGTAATTAGTATCAAAAGGAGCTGGAGAGGATTTCCAACAATGGTAACCTCGTCTGTGTCTGTGCCATCAAGGGTGAAAGAGGGatacaaatattatgtattttctcAAA AAAAGTACTACAGCATGAAAATGGAAAGGGAAAAACCAGTCATCTTAACACCTGCTAAAGGCCCAAAGGAAAAGTCAGCAAACAGCTTCTTCAAATGTCCAGAAACCCTGAAAAACTGA
- the prg4b gene encoding proteoglycan 4b isoform X1, which yields MKTTEMATYLSFLLLYAYATFTSCADLRSCEGRCGEGYYRGSLCQCDYECLGLNECCADFQAMCTTKDSCKGRCGEPFNRGNPCHCDIDCVGYNQCCPDYESMCLVEESSNEEMTNEEGIAGAEEFQIPEDEMESGATSFEATDTTTMLPADENLEQSTTQLPSEEMTTSSTNQLQEDTTSARQQSQEETTSLVSNTPSEDNSSKAPTEGSTSAAPTAEGSTRAAPTAEGSTRAAPTTEGPSSSAPTTEGPSSSAPTTEGPSSAAPTTEGSTRAVPTTEGPSSSAPTTEGPSSAVPKTEGPTSAAPPTEGPTSAAPTTEGPTSAAPTTEGSTSAAPTTEGSTSAAPTTEGPTSAASTTEGPTSAAPTTEGPTSAAPTTEGPTSAIQTEDPISTIPTEGPTSAAPTEGPKSAIPTEDPKSAMPTEGPTSAGQTEGPTIAIPTEGPKSEIPTEGPTSAATKQNVVNEMTTKAQGEDLKDSSSLKDSSATPLPQKMTTTPSPVRPTKKPLKPNTDKDDKINTKDYQADDYDTNLCSGRPVSGLTTLKNGTIVVFRGHYFWTLNKNRYPEPAQLITSVWGIPSPIDTLYTRCNCQGKSYFFKGNNYWRFENDMMDPGFPKPISQGFGRLGPITAALSIPAYRSRKESVIFFKRGGMAQKYTYQITPKCGGKPRIPVFTVRKRARREAAEALGKVISIKRSWRGFPTMVTSSVSVPSRVKEGYKYYVFSQKKYYSMKMEREKPVILTPAKGPKEKSANSFFKCPETLKN from the exons ATG AAAACAACTGAGATGGCCACATATCTGTCATTTCTTCTGCTGTATGCATATGCCACTTTCACAAGCTGTGCAGATCTGA GAAGCTGTGAGGGACGTTGTGGAGAAGGCTACTACAGAGGAAGTTTATGCCAGTGTGACTATGAATGTCTGGGCCTCAATGAATGCTGTGCAGACTTTCAAGCCATGTGTACTACAA AGGACTCATGTAAAGGCCGATGTGGGGAGCCTTTTAATAGAGGAAATCCATGCCACTGTGATATTGACTGTGTCGGATACAACCAGTGCTGCCCTGATTATGAAAGCATGTGCTTGGTAGAAG AATCTTCCAATGAAGAGATGACCAACGAGGAAGGGATAGCAG GGGCAGAAGAGTTCCAAATTCCTGAGGATGAAATGGAAAGTGGGGCCACATCTTTTGAGGCCACTG ACACAACCACCATGCTCCCTGCTGATGAGAATCTTGAGCAGTCTACCACACAACTGCCATCTGAGGAGATGACAACTTCCAGCACAAATCAGCTCCAAGAGGACACCACATCTGCCAGGCAACAGTCCCAAGAAGAGACAACATCCCTAGTCAGCAACACACCATCTGAAGACAATTCAAGCAAAGCACCAACAGAGGGCTCTACGAGTGCAGCGCCAACAGCAGAGGGCTCTACGAGGGCAGCGCCAACAGCAGAGGGCTCTACGAGGGCAGCGCCAACAACAGAGGGCCCTTCAAGTTCAGCGCCAACAACAGAGGGCCCTTCAAGTTCAGCGCCAACAACAGAGGGCCCTTCAAGTGCAGCGCCAACAACAGAGGGCTCTACGAGGGCAGTGCCAACAACAGAGGGCCCTTCAAGTTCAGCGCCAACAACAGAGGGCCCTTCAAGTGCAGTGCCTAAAACAGAGGGCCCTACAAGTGCAGCGCCACCAACAGAGGGTCCTACAAGTGCAGCGCCAACAACAGAGGGTCCTACAAGTGCAGCGCCAACAACAGAGGGCTCTACAAGTGCAGCGCCAACAACAGAGGGCTCTACAAGTGCAGCGCCAACAACAGAGGGCCCTACAAGTGCAGCGTCAACAACAGAGGGTCCTACAAGTGCAGCGCCAACAACAGAGGGTCCTACAAGTGCAGCGCCAACAACAGAGGGTCCTACAAGTGCAATACAAACAGAAGATCCTATAAGCACAATACCTACAGAGGGTCCTACAAGTGCAGCACCAACAGAGGGTCCTAAAAGCGCAATACCTACAGAGGATCCTAAAAGCGCAATGCCTACAGAGGGTCCTACAAGCGCGGGACAAACAGAGGGTCCTACAATTGCCATACCAACAGAGGGTCCAAAAAGTGAAATTCCTACAGAGGGTCCTACAAGTGcagcaacaaaacaaaatgttgtaAATGAAATGACTACAAAGGCACAGGGTGAAGACCTAAAGGACTCTTCATCTCTTAAGGATTCTAGTGCTACTCCTCTCCCGCAGAAGATGACCACCACTCCTTCTCCAGTCAGACCAACAAAGAAacctcttaaacctaacacagacaaggatgacaaaataaatacaaaagattATCAAGCTG ATGACTATGACACTAATCTCTGCAGTGGGCGTCCTGTCAGTGGTCTGACTACACTCAAAAATGGGACCATTGTGGTGTTCAGAG GACACTATTTTTGGACACTGAACAAAAACAGATATCCTGAACCTGCTCAGTTAATAACAAGCGTGTGGGGAATACCGTCTCCCATTGACACACTTTACACCCGATGCAACTGCCAGGGCAAAAGCTACTTCTTCAAG GGAAATAACTATTGGAGGTTTGAAAATGATATGATGGATCCTGGCTTTCCTAAACCCATCAGTCAGGGCTTTGGACGACTTGGTCCTATCACGGCTGCCCTATCTATACCAGCGTACAGAAGCAGAAAGGAGTCTGTAATCTTCTTTAAAAGAG GTGGTATGGCCCAAAAGTACACCTACCAAATTACTCCAAAATGTGGGGGAAAGCCAAGGATTCCAGTGTTCACAGTGAGAAAAAGAGCAAGAAGAGAAGCTG CCGAAGCTCTGGGAAAAGTAATTAGTATCAAAAGGAGCTGGAGAGGATTTCCAACAATGGTAACCTCGTCTGTGTCTGTGCCATCAAGGGTGAAAGAGGGatacaaatattatgtattttctcAAA AAAAGTACTACAGCATGAAAATGGAAAGGGAAAAACCAGTCATCTTAACACCTGCTAAAGGCCCAAAGGAAAAGTCAGCAAACAGCTTCTTCAAATGTCCAGAAACCCTGAAAAACTGA